Part of the Gordonia crocea genome is shown below.
CGCCCATGTCAGCGCCCCGTCGACGATGGACCCCGCCGACCTGGTCGCCGAGGTCGAGGGCGCCGGATACACCGCCCGCCTGCCCGAGCCGCCGGCGCGCGACTCGTCCGACGCCGCCGACCCCGCGACCCTCGCCGCCGAGGCCGAGCTGACCGGGCTGCGCAACCGCCTGATCGGCGCGGTGATCCTGTCGATACCGGTGATCGTCCTCGCGATGGTCCCGGCCTGGCAGTTCACCTACTGGCAGTGGGCCAGCCTGACCCTGGCCGCCCCGGTCGTCGTCTGGGCCGGTTGGCCGTTCCACCGGGCCGCGTGGATCAACCTGCGCCACGGAGCGGCGACGATGGACACCCTCGTTTCGGTGGGAACGCTCGCCGCGTTCACCTGGTCGCTCTACGCACTGTTCCTCGGGACCGCCGGCGAACCCGGTCTGCGCCACCCGTTCTCCCTCGCCGTCACCCGCGGCGACGGCGCGTCGCACATCTACCTCGAAGTCGCGGCCGGGGTGATCATGTTCATCCTGGCCGGGCGGTACTTCGAGAAGCGTGCCAAGCGCGAGGCCGGGGCCGCGCTCCGCGCACTCCTCGACCTGGGCGCCAAGGACGTCGCCGTGCTGCGCGACGGCACCGAGCGTCGGATCCCCGTCGCCGAGCTGCGGGTCGGCGACGAGTTCGTCGTCCGCCCGGGTGAGAAGGTCGCCACCGACGGGGTGGTCGTCAGCGGCACCTCCGCGGTGGACGAATCGATGTTGACCGGCGAATCAGTGCCGGTCGAGGTCGGCCCCGACTCGGCGGTGATCGGTGCGACGGTCAACTCCGGTGGACGGCTGGTGGTCCGGGCGACCCGGGTCGGCGACGCCACCACGCTGGCCGGGATGGCCCGGTTGGTCACTCAAGCTCAATCGGGCAAGGCACCGGTCGCCCGCCTCGCCGACCGGATCGCCGGTGTCTTCGTCCCGGTCGTCTTGGTGATCGCGGTGGCGACCCTCGGGGTCTGGTTGGGCGCGGGCGCGGGTGCCACCACCGCCTTCACCGCCGCCGTGGCTGTCCTCATCATCGCCTGCCCGTGCGCGCTGGGGCTGGCCACCCCGACGGCGCTGCTGGTCGGCACCGGCCGCGGCGCCCAGATGGGCATCCTCATCAAGGGCCCGGAGATCCTCGAGTCCACCCGGCGGGTCGACACCGTCGTCATGGACAAGACCGGAACCGTGACCACCGGCGAGATGACCCTCGTCGACGCCATCCCCGCCGAGGGAGTCGACCGCACCGAGTTGATCCGGACCACCGGTGCCGTCGAAGACGCCTCGGAGCACCCGATCGCCGCGGCCATCGCGCGCGGCGCGCGGGCCGAGGCCGGCGACCTGCCCGAGGTGACCGGCTTCGCCAACCTCGCCGGCAACGGGGTGCGCGGCACCGTCGGCGGCCGGGAGGTCCTGATCGGCCGACCCGCACTGCTGGCCGAGAACGGGATTGCGCTGCCGCCCGACCTGGACACGGCGTTCACCGCGTCGCAGCAGCTCGGGCACACCGTGGTCGCGGTGGCCGTCGACGCCGCACCGGCCGGTCTGCTCGTCGTGGCCGACTCGGTCAAACCGACGAGCGCCCAGGCGGTGGCCCACCTCAAGGACCTCGGCCTGCACCCGGTGCTGCTGACCGGCGACAACCGGGCGGTCGCCCACACCGTCGCCGACGCCGTCGGCATCGACGAGGTCATCGCCGAGGTGCTGCCCGCCGACAAGGTCGCCGCGATCTCCGCGCTGCAGCAAGACGGCCGGACCGTGGCCATGGTCGGCGACGGGGTCAACGACGCCGCGGCGCTCGCGCAGGCCGATCTCGGGCTGGCGATGGGGGCCGGTACCGACGTGGCGATCGAGGCCTCCGACATCACCCTGGTCAACGACGACCTGCGCGGCGCGGCGACGGCGATCCGGCTGTCCCGGGCGACGCTGCGGACGATCAAGACGAACCTGTTCTGGGCTTTCGCCTACAACGTGGCCGCGATCCCGCTGGCCGCCCTGGGCCTGCTCAACCCGATGCTCGCCGGTGCCGCGATGGCCTTCTCCAGCGTCTTCGTCGTCGGAAACAGCCTGCGGCTGCGGCGCTTTCGCGCCTGAGGCCCGTCGGTATCAGTCGCCGGACAGCAGGTCGCGCACCCGCGGGATGACGCGGGTGCCGTAGAGCTCGATGCTGTGCATCAGCATCTCGTGCGGCATCGTCCCCGAGGCGTACTTGAGGTCGAACCGCGACAATCCCAGATTCCGAGCGGTCTCGGCGATCCGGGCGGCCACCGTCTCGGGCGACCCGACGTATTGCGAGCCGTTGCGGGCCTCGGCGACCAGCTTGTCCTTCGTCGCCGCCGGCCAGCCGCGTTCCCGGCCGATGCGGTCGTTCATCGCGCGGTAGTGCGGCCAGTACTCGTCGATCGCCTGCTGGTCGGTGTCGGCGATGTGTCCGGGCGAATGCGCACCCAACGGCATCGGCGCCCGCTGCCCGGTCTCCGGGGCCAGTTGCTGCTGGGCCCGGCGATACAGGTCCACATACGGGCCGAACCGCGCGGGGGCGCCGCCGATGATCGCGAGCATCATCGGGATCTGGTGGCTGACCGAGCGGACCACCGACTCCGGGCTGCCGCCCACCCCGATCCACGCCGTCACCGACCCGGACTCGGTCTTCGGGTACACCTCCTGCGCGGTCAGCGGCGTGCGGTGCGTGCCCGACCAGGTGACCGGGCGTTCCGTGCGCAACCGCGCGAACAGGGCGAGTTTCTCTTCGAACAACATCTCGTAGTCGTCGAGGTCGTATCCGAAGAGCGGGAAGGACTCGGTGAACGATCCGCGGCCCAGGATCACCTCGGCGCGGCCGTTCGTCAGCGCGTCGAGGGTCGCGAACCGCTCGTAGACGCGAATCGGGTCGTCGGAGCTCAGCACGGTGACCGCGCTGCCCAGCCGGATCCGCGAGGTCTGTCCCCCGATGGCCGCCAGCACCACGTCGGGAGCGGTGATCGCGAAGTCGTCGCGGTGGTGCTCGCCGAGGCCGATGAAGTCGACGCCGAGGCTGTCGGCCAACACCGCCTCGTCGACGACGTTGCGAATGACTTGCGCCCCACTCAGGCGGGTCCCCGACTCGTCGACGGTGATGTCGCCGAACGTGTCCAGCCCCAATTCGATCTCCGCTCCGGCGGTGATCGTCGGGTCGAAGGCAGCCTCGTCGGCGAAGTCGGTCATGCCTGGGACAACCCGTCGGGGGCCTCGCGAATTCCGCCGGCCCGCCCGCTATCCGCGCGGGGCGACGCGGTCGACGACGACGGCCCCGTTGTCCGACCGTGCGATGACCTCGCTCACCGCGGCCGCGGCGTCGGTGGTCTCGGGCACCCGGACCTTCGCCGAGTCGCCCGCCTGTACCCGGACCAGGTAGGGGCCGCGCTCGGGCAGCCCCAGGATCACCTCGCCGTCGCGGGTGGTCGCCTCGACCCGGCGCGGCGCGGTGTCGCGGAAGTCGACGGTGATATCACCCGACGTCGCCGTGGCGAGGAAGCTCTCGGTGACCGCGATGGGCTCGCGGGCGACGATTTCGCCGTTGACGGTATGCGCCTCGATGGCCCGGGCCGAGCCCCGCAGCACGACCGCGCCGTTGCGGACGTTGGCGACGAGCCGGTCGAGGTCGGCGGTGACGATCGCCGCACCGTACTGCTGTTCGGTGCGCACCGTCATCCGGCGCGCCTGCTCCCGCGGCACCGAGACGACGATCTCGCCGCCGCGCGCCCAGGAGAACCCTGACGCAGGCGCTCCGGTGATCCGGATGCGGCTGTGGGTGCCGTCGGTGTCGACGACCAGCCGGTGCCG
Proteins encoded:
- a CDS encoding LLM class flavin-dependent oxidoreductase, whose translation is MTDFADEAAFDPTITAGAEIELGLDTFGDITVDESGTRLSGAQVIRNVVDEAVLADSLGVDFIGLGEHHRDDFAITAPDVVLAAIGGQTSRIRLGSAVTVLSSDDPIRVYERFATLDALTNGRAEVILGRGSFTESFPLFGYDLDDYEMLFEEKLALFARLRTERPVTWSGTHRTPLTAQEVYPKTESGSVTAWIGVGGSPESVVRSVSHQIPMMLAIIGGAPARFGPYVDLYRRAQQQLAPETGQRAPMPLGAHSPGHIADTDQQAIDEYWPHYRAMNDRIGRERGWPAATKDKLVAEARNGSQYVGSPETVAARIAETARNLGLSRFDLKYASGTMPHEMLMHSIELYGTRVIPRVRDLLSGD
- a CDS encoding heavy metal translocating P-type ATPase; this encodes MSAPDTETTGDTTVLDLAIGGMTCASCANRIERKLNKLDGVTAEVNYATESAHVSAPSTMDPADLVAEVEGAGYTARLPEPPARDSSDAADPATLAAEAELTGLRNRLIGAVILSIPVIVLAMVPAWQFTYWQWASLTLAAPVVVWAGWPFHRAAWINLRHGAATMDTLVSVGTLAAFTWSLYALFLGTAGEPGLRHPFSLAVTRGDGASHIYLEVAAGVIMFILAGRYFEKRAKREAGAALRALLDLGAKDVAVLRDGTERRIPVAELRVGDEFVVRPGEKVATDGVVVSGTSAVDESMLTGESVPVEVGPDSAVIGATVNSGGRLVVRATRVGDATTLAGMARLVTQAQSGKAPVARLADRIAGVFVPVVLVIAVATLGVWLGAGAGATTAFTAAVAVLIIACPCALGLATPTALLVGTGRGAQMGILIKGPEILESTRRVDTVVMDKTGTVTTGEMTLVDAIPAEGVDRTELIRTTGAVEDASEHPIAAAIARGARAEAGDLPEVTGFANLAGNGVRGTVGGREVLIGRPALLAENGIALPPDLDTAFTASQQLGHTVVAVAVDAAPAGLLVVADSVKPTSAQAVAHLKDLGLHPVLLTGDNRAVAHTVADAVGIDEVIAEVLPADKVAAISALQQDGRTVAMVGDGVNDAAALAQADLGLAMGAGTDVAIEASDITLVNDDLRGAATAIRLSRATLRTIKTNLFWAFAYNVAAIPLAALGLLNPMLAGAAMAFSSVFVVGNSLRLRRFRA